The Salvelinus namaycush isolate Seneca chromosome 8, SaNama_1.0, whole genome shotgun sequence genome has a segment encoding these proteins:
- the LOC120051794 gene encoding hepatocyte nuclear factor 6-like, whose product MELTMENIGNLHGVSHSHQTGDLMNSPHHARQSLASHRNLVSHGRSAMVSSMASILDGSGEYRTDHALSGPLHPAMTMSCDSGMTMSSTYTTLTPLQHLPPISTVSEKFHHHPHPHAHHHPAHQRLAAGNVSGSFTLMRDDRSLASMGNLYGHYPKDMSGMCQSLSPLSNGLGSLHNSQQTLCAYGPGAHLSNDKMLSSGGFESHAAMLSRSEDHMSRGLGGHGAGIMSSLNGMPHHSHPHSQANGSMLSDRERQTAGGGQGGGSGQVEEINTKEVAQRITAELKRYSIPQAIFAQRILCRSQGTLSDLLRNPKPWTKLKSGRETFRRMWKWLQEPEFQRMSALRLAACKRKEQEHHKDRNMVPKKQRLVFTDLQRRTLIAIFKENKRPSKEMQITISQQLGLELNTVSNFFMNARRRCVDRWHDEHSISPGQPGTSATTFSKA is encoded by the exons ATGGAACTTACAATGGAAAACATTGGAAATCTGCACGGCGTATCTCACTCTCATCAAACGGGTGACTTAATGAACTCTCCGCACCACGCACGGCAGTCCTTGGCGTCGCATCGGAACTTGGTGTCACACGGACGTTCAGCCATGGTGTCCAGTATGGCCTCAATATTAGATGGATCTGGGGAGTATCGCACAGACCATGCGTTGTCCGGTCCCTTGCACCCCGCAATGACCATGTCCTGCGACTCCGGGATGACCATGAGTAGCACTTACACTACGCTGACGCCGCTGCAGCACCTGCCTCCCATATCCACCGTCTCGGAGAAAtttcaccaccatccccacccgCACGCCCACCACCACCCGGCGCACCAGCGACTCGCCGCCGGCAACGTCAGTGGCAGCTTCACCCTGATGCGGGACGACAGGAGCCTTGCCTCGATGGGAAATCTCTATGGCCACTACCCTAAGGACATGTCCGGCATGTGCCAGTCGCTGTCCCCTCTCTCCAACGGCCTCGGGTCTTTGCACAACTCTCAGCAGACTCTTTGCGCTTATGGTCCTGGCGCCCACCTCTCCAACGACAAAATGCTCTCGTCTGGAGGCTTCGAGTCTCACGCAGCGATGCTGTCCCGGAGCGAGGACCACATGAGCCGGGGATTGGGGGGACACGGGGCCGGGATCATGTCATCCCTGAACGGTATGCCCCATCACAGCCATCCGCACTCTCAGGCTAACGGGTCCATGCTCTCTGATCGGGAGAGGCAGACGGCGGGGGGCGGGCAGGGAGGTGGTTCGGGGCAGGTGGAAGAAATAAACACCAAGGAGGTGGCACAGCGAATAACGGCGGAACTCAAGCGCTACAGCATTCCCCAGGCCATCTTCGCCCAGCGGATCTTGTGTCGGTCCCAGGGAACCCTGTCTGACCTGCTGAGGAACCCTAAACCCTGGACTAAACTCAAGTCTGGCCGGGAAACCTTCCGGAGGATGTGGAAGTGGCTGCAGGAACCCGAGTTCCAGAGAATGTCGGCGCTCAGACTAGCAG CCTGCAAGCGCAAGGAGCAGGAGCATCACAAAGACCGCAACATGGTGCCCAAAAAGCAGCGGCTGGTCTTCACGGACCTGCAGCGCCGCACACTCATCGCCATCTTCAAGGAGAACAAGCGCCCGTCCAAGGAGATGCAGATCACCATCTCCCAGCAGCTGGGCCTGGAGCTCAACACTGTCAGCAACTTCTTCATGAATGCCCGGCGCCGCTGCGTGGACCGCTGGCACGACGAGCACAGCATCAGCCCCGGCCAGCCGGGCACCTCGGCCACCACTTTCTCCAAGGCCTGA